In a single window of the Solea senegalensis isolate Sse05_10M linkage group LG1, IFAPA_SoseM_1, whole genome shotgun sequence genome:
- the LOC122772234 gene encoding disks large homolog 1 isoform X9, which translates to MLNSVWYAKKMGRRIMGTLRRTKRLHRRLLANPAPLVVNTDSLDTPPYVNGTEADYEYEEITLERGNSGLGFSIAGGTDNPHIGEDPSIFITKVIAGGAAAQDARLRVNDVILRVNEVDVRDVTHSRAVEALKEAGSLVRLYVRRRKPVSEKVMEIKLVKGPKGLGFSIAGGVGNQHIPGDNSIYVTKIIEGGAAHKDGRLQIGDKLLAVNSSCLEEVSHEHAVTALKNTPDVVYLKVAKPNSVFMHESFAPPDLTNSYSQHMENHISPPPFLGQPLPPPAPSGRYSPTPKSMLGDDDVTREPRKVVLHRGATGLGFNIVGGEDGEGIFISFILAGGPADLCGELRKGDRLVSVNGVDLRSATHEQAAAALKNAGQTVTIIAHYRPEDYSRFEAKIHDLREQMMNSSISSGSGSLRTSQKRSLYVRALFDYDKTRDSGLPSQGLNFKFGDILHVVNASDDEWWQARQLTAQGEVEEVGVIPSKRRVEKKERARLKTVKFNAKSGERGQSLNDKRKKNLFSRKFPFYKSKETNKQETSDVDQHVTSNASDSESSYRGQEEYVLSYEPVVQQEVNYTRPVIVLGPMKDRINDDLISEFPDKFGSCVPHTTRPKRDYEVDGRDYHFVVSREQMEKDIQDHKFIEAGQYNNHLYGTSVQSVREVAEKGKHCILDVSGNAIKRLQLAQLHPIAVFIKPKSVENIMDMNKRLTDEQSRKTFDRATKLEQEFTEHFTAVVQGDTLEDIYDQVKQIIEEQSGPFIWVQSKEKL; encoded by the exons GCCAATCCTGCTCCTTTGGTGGTCAACACGGACAGTCTGGACACGCCCCCATAC gtgaaCGGGACAGAGGCTGATTATGAGTATGAGGAAATCACACTGGAGAGG GGCAACTCGGGTTTGGGCTTCAGCATTGCGGGCGGCACGGACAACCCACACATCGGTGAAGACCCCAGTATCTTCATCACCAAAGTCATCGCAGGAGGAGCGGCCGCCCAGGATGCACGTCTCAG gGTGAACGACGTCATCCTGAGGGTCAACGAGGTGGACGTACGAGATGTGACCCACAGCCGCGCCGTGGAGGCCCTGAAGGAGGCGGGCTCGCTCGTCCGACTCTACGTCCGCCGCAGGAAACCTGTGTCCGAGAAAGTGATGGAGATCAAACTGGTGAAGGGACCCAAAG GTCTGGGCTTCAGCATCGCGGGCGGAGTCGGGAACCAGCACATCCCAGGCGACAACAGCATCTACGTCACCAAGATCATTGAGGGAGGAGCCGCACACAAAGATGGGCGGCTGCAGATTGGAGACAAGCTGCTTGCT GTGAACAGCTCGTGTCTGGAGGAAGTGAGCCATGAACACGCCGTCACTGCCCTGAAAAACACTCCGGACGTGGTTTACTTAAAAGTGGCCAAACCCAACAGTGTCTTCATGCACGAGAGCTTTGCTCCACCAGACCTCACCAACT CGTACTCACAGCACATGGAGAACCATATCAGCCCGCCCCCCTTCCTGGGTcagcccctcccaccaccagcaccatcgGGGCGCTACTCCCCGACCCCGAAGAGCATGCTGGGAGATGATGATGTCACGCG AGAGCCGAGGAAGGTGGTGCTGCACCGAGGAGCGACTGGTCTGGGCTTTAACATCGTGGGCGGCGAGGATGGAGAGGGAATCTTCATCTCCTTCATCCTCGCCGGAGGACCAGCTGACCTGTGCGGCGAGCTGAGGAAAGGAGACAGACTCGTatca GTGAACGGCGTGGATCTGCGTAGTGCCACCCACGAACAGGCTGCCGCTGCCCTGAAGAACGCCGGACAGACGGTGACCATCATCGCCCACTACAGGCCAgagg ATTACAGCCGCTTCGAGGCAAAGATCCACGACCTGAGGGAGCAGATGAtgaacagcagcatcagctcGGGGTCCGGTTCTCTGCGCACCAGCCAGAAGAGGTCACTGTACGTCAG aGCTCTCTTTGACTATGATAAGACCAGAGACTCGGGTCTGCCCAGTCAGGGTCTCAACTTTAAGTTTGGCGACATCCTTCACGTGGTGAACGCGTCCGATGACGAGTGGTGGCAGGCACGTCAGCTGACCGCTCAGGGCGAGGTGGAGGAAGTGGGCGTGATCCCCAGCAAGAGACG ggtggagaagaaagagagggcAAGGTTAAAGACGGTGAAGTTCAACGCCAAGTCTGGAGAGCGCGGG cagtctCTCAATGACAAGCGTAAAAAGAACCTCTTTTCCCGAAAGTTTCCGTTCTACAAGAGCAAAGAGACGAACAAGCAGGAGACCAGCGATGTCGACC AACATGTGACCTCTAACGCCAGCGATAGCGAGAGTAGCTACC GTGGACAGGAGGAGTACGTCTTGTCGTATGAACCTGTCGTTCAGCAGGAAG TGAACTACACGCGTCCCGTCATCGTCCTGGGACCCATGAAAGATCGGATTAACGACGACCTGATCTCCGAGTTTCCCGACAAGTTTGGATCCTGCGTCCCGC ATACGACGCGGCCGAAGCGGGACTACGAGGTGGACGGAAGAGATTATCACTTCGTGGTGTCCAGGGAGCAGATGGAGAAGGACATCCAGGACCACAAGTTCATCGAGGCGGGTCAATACAACAACCACCTGTACGGAACCAGCGTGCAGTCAGTGCGAGAGGTCGCTGAGAAG GGGAAACACTGCATCCTGGACGTGTCAGGAAACGCCATCAAGAGGCTGCAGTTGGCTCAGCTTCACCCCATCGCCGTCTTCATCAAACCCAAGTCTGTGGAGAACATCAT GGACATGAACAAGCGTCTGACAGACGAGCAGAGCAGGAAAACCTTTGACAGAGCAACCAAGCTGGAGCAGGAGTTCACTGAGCACTTCACAG